In Brachypodium distachyon strain Bd21 chromosome 2, Brachypodium_distachyon_v3.0, whole genome shotgun sequence, one genomic interval encodes:
- the LOC100831417 gene encoding leucine-rich repeat extensin-like protein 3, giving the protein MASQSPPAPLHPHQLQQQPLPPHQHPHPQYQAPPPSMPPPSGAPPKTMDLEVIVVSGKHLKNVNWRRGDLRAYAVAYLDPSRRTATRPDDAGGCKPAWNERIVLPLPPHLSPHDPSLLLSIDVFHSKPSDSPKPLVGSARSPLRELLFPANPNPSSDSVSPLITLPLLRPSGRPQGKLRIRLALRERSPPPPEPQYPPPSSSPYYFPPPPPPTYSAPPQYGSEQYYRPGGYYSAPPPPSQYEYTTGPSAPVDYSRQYEQRARTEGGTGSGRYGVGTGLAVGAVAGAVGGLAIDEGVKYKEEKAAERVGEKVAPAGRDDYSEYRGDY; this is encoded by the coding sequence ATGGCTTCCCAGTCTCCCCCCGCCCCCCTCCACCCAcaccagctgcagcagcagccgcttCCCCCGCACCAGCACCCCCACCCGCAGTACCAAGCTCCGCCTCCGTCGATGCCTCCGCCGTCAGGGGCGCCGCCAAAGACCATGGATCTGGAGGTCATCGTCGTTTCGGGTAAGCACCTCAAGAACGTCAACTGGCGCCGCGGCGACCTCCGCGCCTACGCCGTCGCCTACCTGGATCCCTCCCGCCGCACCGCCACCCGCCCCGACGACGCCGGTGGATGCAAGCCCGCGTGGAACGAGCGCATCGTCCTCCCACTCCCGCCCCACCTATCTCCGCACGACccctcgctcctcctctccatcgACGTATTCCACTCCAAACCGTCCGATTCGCCCAAGCCGCTCGTCGGCTCCGCCCGCTCGCCTCTCCGCGAACTCCTCTTCCCcgctaaccctaaccctagctcCGACTCCGTCTCACCTCTCATCACCCTCCCGCTCCTCCGTCCATCTGGCCGCCCCCAAGGCAAGCTCCGCATCCGCCTCGCCCTTCGGGAGcgctcgcctcctcctcctgagccGCAGTAtccgcctccttcctcctccccctacTATTTCccaccacctccgcctcccacCTACTCGGCCCCGCCACAGTACGGCTCAGAGCAGTACTACCGTCCCGGTGGGTACTACTctgcgccaccgcctccaTCCCAGTACGAGTACACCACAGGGCCCTCTGCACCTGTGGACTACAGCAGGCAGTATGAGCAAAGAGCAAGGACTGAGGGTGGGACTGGCAGTGGAAGGTATGGAGTAGGCACTGGGCTTGCTGTGGGTGCCGTTGCTGGGGCTGTTGGGGGGCTTGCGATTGATGAAGGTGTGAAGtacaaggaggagaaggcggcaGAGAGGGTGGGGGAGAAGGTGGCACCAGCTGGGAGGGATGATTACAGCGAGTATCGTGGAGATTATTGA